A window of Synechococcus sp. MEDNS5 contains these coding sequences:
- a CDS encoding peroxiredoxin produces the protein MTANGCLRVGHPAPDFTATAVVDQEFKEISLSQYRGKYVVLFFYPLDFTFVCPTEITAFSDRYADFSSKNCEILGVSVDSKYSHLAWIQTPRNQGGIGDINYPLVADLNKEIGNAFNILDDEGKALRGLYLIDPEGVIVHATINNLPVGRNVDETLRLLQAFQYVQSNPDEVCPANWTPGAATMLEDPKGSKDYFSTID, from the coding sequence ATGACCGCCAACGGTTGTCTGCGCGTGGGCCATCCGGCCCCCGACTTCACCGCCACAGCAGTGGTTGACCAGGAATTTAAGGAGATCAGCCTGTCCCAGTACCGCGGCAAGTACGTGGTGCTGTTCTTCTATCCCCTCGACTTCACCTTCGTGTGCCCCACGGAGATCACGGCGTTCAGCGATCGCTACGCCGATTTCTCCAGCAAGAACTGCGAAATCCTCGGCGTTTCCGTCGACAGCAAATACAGCCACCTCGCTTGGATTCAGACCCCGCGGAACCAGGGTGGTATCGGTGACATCAACTATCCTCTCGTCGCTGACCTCAACAAGGAAATCGGTAACGCTTTCAACATCCTCGACGACGAGGGCAAGGCACTCCGCGGTCTTTATCTGATCGATCCCGAGGGTGTGATTGTTCACGCCACCATCAACAACCTGCCCGTGGGCCGCAACGTTGATGAAACCCTGCGTCTTCTGCAGGCCTTCCAGTACGTTCAGTCCAATCCTGACGAAGTCTGCCCCGCAAACTGGACACCTGGCGCTGCCACGATGCTGGAGGACCCCAAGGGTTCCAAGGACTATTTCTCCACCATTGATTGA
- a CDS encoding bifunctional adenosylcobinamide kinase/adenosylcobinamide-phosphate guanylyltransferase, whose product MVAADHPQGLVLVSGPSRGGKSRWAEHLISFCSEVTYIATSPSLPEDALWQERLRLHRERRPPNWSLLECDGKLTSALKEAPDNHGVLIDALGGFTAAYLQTNAQQWNAAQIELLTTLKQRRQPAVIVVEETGWGVVPPTAIGGLFRDRQGELAQRLARQANRSWLVVQGRAVDLHVLGQSVPL is encoded by the coding sequence ATGGTGGCGGCTGATCATCCTCAAGGCCTGGTTCTTGTCTCCGGTCCAAGCCGAGGAGGCAAGAGCCGTTGGGCCGAACATTTGATCTCCTTTTGTTCTGAGGTGACGTACATCGCCACCTCACCGTCCTTGCCTGAAGATGCATTGTGGCAGGAGCGACTGCGCCTACATCGTGAACGTCGACCACCCAACTGGAGTCTTCTGGAATGCGATGGAAAACTCACTTCTGCGCTCAAGGAAGCGCCGGACAACCATGGGGTGCTGATTGATGCTCTCGGTGGATTCACGGCCGCCTATCTACAGACCAATGCGCAGCAGTGGAATGCCGCTCAGATCGAATTGCTGACCACACTGAAACAGCGCCGTCAACCAGCCGTGATCGTGGTTGAAGAAACAGGCTGGGGGGTGGTGCCCCCAACAGCCATTGGCGGACTCTTCCGCGATCGCCAGGGAGAACTGGCTCAGCGATTGGCCAGGCAGGCCAATCGAAGCTGGCTCGTCGTTCAGGGCAGAGCTGTCGATCTTCACGTTTTAGGCCAGAGCGTCCCGCTGTGA
- the ftsH gene encoding ATP-dependent zinc metalloprotease FtsH yields MGTDQPSNPFSRLRSEPPPSYSALLKQISSGKVKELQLVPARREVIVTYPDGRRTTVSILANDQQILRTAEAAGTPLRVKDVRQEQALAGLAGNLALIVLIVVGLSLLLRRSAQVANKAMGFGRTQARTSPQSEVTVRFEDVAGIAEAKDELQEVVTFLKQPETFIKLGARIPRGVLLVGPPGTGKTLLAKAIAGEAGVPFFSLAASEFVELFVGVGASRVRDLFRKAKEKSPCIVFIDEIDAVGRQRGAGIGGGNDEREQTLNQLLTEMDGFADNSGVILLAATNRADVLDTALMRPGRFDRRIAVGLPDRKGREAILAVHARTRPLAEDVSLADWARRTPGFSGADLANLLNEAAILTARYQSTTLGNKELEMALERITMGLTAAPLQDGAKKRLIAYHEIGHALVAALTPNADPVDKVTLLPRSGGVGGFTRFFPDEEVLDSGLVTRAYLHARLVMALGGRAAEIVVFGPSEVTQGASGDLQMVSQLAREMVTRFGFSDLGPVALEGQDQEVFLGRDLIHTRPSYGERTGREIDLRVRLLASEALQQAIHLLESRREQMDVLVDALIEEETLQSDRFYALIGIDPPDRSPSLGQLPAWT; encoded by the coding sequence ATCGGAACCGACCAACCGAGCAACCCATTCTCTCGCCTCCGTTCGGAGCCTCCTCCGAGTTACAGCGCTTTGCTGAAGCAGATCTCCTCGGGGAAGGTGAAGGAACTGCAGTTGGTACCGGCCCGTCGGGAAGTGATTGTCACCTACCCCGACGGTCGTCGCACAACGGTGTCGATCCTGGCCAACGATCAACAAATTCTGCGGACCGCTGAGGCTGCTGGGACTCCTCTTCGCGTCAAGGATGTCCGGCAGGAACAGGCCCTGGCCGGACTGGCCGGCAATCTGGCGTTAATCGTGCTGATCGTTGTTGGACTGTCGCTGTTGCTGAGGCGATCGGCTCAGGTGGCCAACAAGGCCATGGGCTTCGGGCGTACCCAGGCGCGCACCAGTCCGCAGAGCGAGGTGACGGTGCGCTTCGAAGATGTGGCCGGGATCGCAGAAGCCAAAGACGAGCTTCAGGAGGTTGTGACCTTCCTCAAGCAGCCGGAGACGTTCATCAAATTGGGAGCGCGGATTCCCCGGGGGGTCCTTCTGGTCGGCCCTCCCGGCACCGGCAAGACCCTTCTGGCGAAAGCCATTGCCGGGGAGGCTGGCGTTCCGTTTTTCTCCCTCGCGGCCTCCGAATTCGTTGAGTTGTTCGTGGGTGTGGGTGCCAGCCGTGTGCGCGATCTGTTCCGCAAAGCCAAGGAGAAGTCACCCTGCATTGTGTTCATCGATGAGATCGATGCCGTTGGCCGACAGAGGGGAGCAGGGATTGGTGGAGGCAACGACGAGCGCGAGCAGACGCTCAACCAGTTGCTCACTGAGATGGACGGGTTTGCTGATAACTCGGGCGTCATTCTTCTGGCGGCCACCAATCGCGCCGACGTCCTCGATACAGCCTTGATGCGTCCCGGGCGGTTCGACCGCCGGATTGCCGTTGGCTTGCCGGACCGCAAAGGGCGCGAAGCAATTCTTGCTGTGCATGCCCGCACAAGACCACTGGCTGAAGACGTGTCCCTGGCGGACTGGGCCCGACGCACGCCTGGTTTCTCCGGAGCCGATCTGGCCAATCTTCTGAATGAAGCGGCCATCCTCACGGCCCGCTATCAGTCCACAACTTTGGGCAACAAAGAGCTGGAAATGGCTCTTGAGCGAATCACCATGGGTCTGACGGCTGCCCCTTTGCAGGATGGAGCCAAGAAGCGATTGATCGCTTACCACGAGATCGGTCATGCGCTGGTTGCGGCATTGACGCCCAATGCCGATCCCGTCGACAAAGTCACTCTCCTGCCCCGCAGTGGTGGTGTGGGGGGATTTACGCGTTTTTTCCCAGATGAGGAAGTGCTTGATTCCGGCTTGGTGACCCGTGCTTATCTCCATGCCCGTTTGGTGATGGCCCTTGGTGGCCGTGCCGCAGAGATTGTCGTGTTCGGACCGTCTGAGGTCACCCAAGGGGCAAGCGGTGATTTGCAGATGGTGTCGCAACTGGCACGGGAGATGGTGACCCGATTCGGATTTTCCGATCTGGGCCCTGTTGCTCTCGAGGGACAGGACCAGGAGGTGTTTTTGGGCCGAGACCTGATTCATACCCGGCCTTCTTACGGGGAACGCACCGGTCGCGAGATCGACCTCCGTGTTCGCTTGCTGGCATCCGAGGCTCTGCAGCAAGCGATCCATCTGCTCGAGTCCAGGCGTGAACAGATGGATGTTCTGGTTGATGCTCTGATTGAGGAGGAAACCCTTCAGTCGGATCGCTTCTATGCCCTCATAGGGATTGATCCGCCGGATCGGAGTCCTAGCCTGGGGCAACTGCCGGCCTGGACTTGA
- the psb32 gene encoding photosystem II repair protein Psb32, giving the protein MNRFTQLTGGILAATLCLLFCTPLALAVSPQDFPTQPPDELVLDSAEVLSRSGRNEISNRLQELDRFHVDARLVTLRRLDYGLSLPAFGEELLNRWSEATAGSDRPLLLFLEESQSKQATVVASPALLEQLPESLLRSTGRTTMSQPLRDGDRFRQATLDGVARIEIVLDGGEDPGPPVQAERVALPTNVPTAEETEESNAFTWVVVLLVVGTIVPMATWWIFSR; this is encoded by the coding sequence ATGAACCGTTTCACCCAGCTCACCGGCGGGATTCTGGCCGCCACCCTCTGCTTGCTGTTCTGCACGCCGCTGGCGCTTGCTGTCTCTCCCCAGGACTTCCCGACGCAGCCACCCGATGAGCTGGTTCTCGATTCAGCTGAAGTGTTGAGTCGATCGGGTCGCAACGAAATCAGCAATCGACTGCAGGAGCTGGACCGCTTTCACGTGGATGCTCGGCTCGTGACCCTCCGGCGCCTTGATTACGGCCTGAGTCTTCCGGCCTTCGGAGAGGAGCTGCTCAATCGCTGGAGTGAGGCAACTGCTGGATCGGACAGGCCCTTGCTGCTGTTCCTGGAGGAAAGCCAGAGCAAACAGGCCACGGTTGTCGCATCACCGGCCCTGTTGGAACAACTGCCGGAGAGCCTGCTGCGCAGCACGGGGAGAACCACCATGAGCCAACCACTGCGGGACGGGGATCGCTTCCGACAGGCCACCCTCGATGGCGTCGCAAGGATTGAGATCGTGCTCGACGGTGGCGAAGACCCTGGCCCTCCGGTTCAGGCGGAGAGGGTTGCACTACCGACCAATGTGCCAACTGCTGAAGAAACCGAAGAGAGCAATGCGTTTACTTGGGTTGTCGTTCTGCTGGTGGTCGGCACGATAGTTCCGATGGCCACCTGGTGGATTTTCTCCCGGTAA
- a CDS encoding M23 family metallopeptidase translates to MKPLLLAVTAVASSSALFAMSQASGFADSDHISSKQLLSALSSEPSQIWVRLIEPSNLETLARDLDLIPSQLEELNELKAETDLEIGTWVVLPSTSAESISASKAIDGTQIRDTAPLKTPPAPVEVVEIKPQQSLMSLVRDHGITLTQLKTFNPGVELSKLVVGSKVRVAKASVLAVRPLRSGGASWPELPELPGSKQFDASQTYIWPAKGVFTSGYGWRWGRMHKGIDIANNVGTPILAAKDGVIAYSGWSSGYGYLVEMSHGDGSSTRYAHSSRLLVKKGQLVPQGARIALMGSTGRSTGPHLHFEIRKSGGAAMDPMSMLPSRRG, encoded by the coding sequence ATGAAGCCTCTGCTCCTCGCCGTGACCGCTGTTGCATCCAGCAGCGCCTTGTTCGCGATGTCGCAGGCATCGGGTTTCGCAGACTCCGATCACATCAGCTCAAAGCAACTCCTTTCGGCTCTGTCATCAGAGCCATCACAGATCTGGGTTCGACTGATCGAACCCAGCAATCTGGAAACGTTGGCGCGTGATCTTGACCTAATCCCGAGCCAGCTCGAAGAACTGAATGAGCTCAAAGCCGAGACTGATCTTGAGATCGGAACCTGGGTTGTTCTCCCTTCCACGAGCGCTGAGTCCATCAGTGCATCAAAGGCGATAGACGGAACGCAAATCAGAGACACAGCACCGCTCAAGACCCCTCCGGCTCCCGTAGAAGTCGTTGAAATCAAGCCCCAGCAGTCGCTGATGTCCTTGGTGCGAGACCATGGCATCACTCTGACGCAGTTGAAGACCTTTAACCCAGGGGTCGAACTCTCGAAGCTCGTGGTGGGAAGCAAGGTTCGTGTTGCCAAAGCCAGTGTGCTGGCTGTGCGCCCCTTACGTTCCGGCGGAGCAAGTTGGCCCGAACTTCCTGAACTCCCTGGATCCAAGCAGTTCGATGCGTCCCAGACGTACATCTGGCCCGCAAAGGGTGTTTTCACCTCTGGATACGGTTGGCGCTGGGGGAGAATGCACAAAGGTATTGATATTGCGAACAACGTCGGTACTCCAATCCTGGCGGCCAAGGATGGCGTGATTGCTTACTCCGGCTGGAGCAGCGGCTATGGCTACCTGGTTGAAATGTCCCATGGAGATGGTTCTTCAACGCGTTACGCCCATAGCAGTCGACTGTTGGTTAAAAAAGGGCAATTGGTTCCTCAAGGTGCTCGTATTGCCCTGATGGGGAGTACTGGCCGCAGCACAGGTCCTCATCTCCATTTTGAAATTCGCAAGTCTGGCGGAGCAGCCATGGATCCAATGTCCATGCTTCCATCTCGCAGAGGCTAA
- a CDS encoding UPF0182 family protein, with protein sequence MSLSKRAFFARHPASARWLLLLVPVFVLLARLQVEMAWFQQFNLEDVYLKRLGLQGVGGAVALVLVGVTTIWRQRWMAAYEPTPEGELPALRGRTYALGLASTLVVLLSVLVVYTRLAWLALSQPFLLAHWWSVPFQSTWPLFTLSILLILTITIGLTRSHRLGLAHLYGSACFCLITARAWGLWALALTIPDANRFEPLLGADVSFGLGRFSALALALELLLLQLLLVLSTSIWSRLTRSSCLSDWGFPGWTTQERRLLRPLLAALFLVLAALLWLSRHQLLWTQNGVVAGAGWLDVHLVLPLRVGGSVLLVLLATTLFPWPGVPSRRRRGMRGVFVALAIVLLLTELLLAPLVQWMVVRPREFQLEEPFLRHAITATRDAYQLGGMTTRPINPSKQLEAEDLIQGESTLKNIRLWDSQPLLASNRQLQQLRVYYRFARAAVDRYPLRPDRKERQQVIMAARELDQTALPRRSRTWQNRHFVFTHGFGFTLNPVNTKAFDGLPEYFIKDLGSSTRIEGNPSLGITQADVKREVPIGRAALYFGLLPSPYAVAPTRIEEFDYPEGDQNTYNHYSGSAGISLSSLWQRIRSAIYLNDPRLLNTGALTPQSKLLLRRDVKQRVKALAPFLTFMGDPYLVSVPLEDPPSGYSKDQHQYWIVDGYTTSRTYPYAATLPDGRPLRYLRNSVKVIVDAYNGSVHFYVSEENDPIIRGWSRLFPTLFEPLDAMPSNLRGHLMVPQAQFELQVQQLLRYHVTEPRIFYSGDDVWQVPLELYGRQQIPVAPYHITAQVEASERSEFLLLQPLTPLARPNLSAWLAARSDGDHYGELILLRFPSDEPIFGPEQVQALINQNPEISQQFGLWDRAGSQVVQGNLLVVPVGDSLLYVEPIYLKARLGGLPTLTRVVVSDGRRLAMADTLPVAIDRLIQKTLPPMATGS encoded by the coding sequence TTGAGCCTGTCCAAGCGAGCCTTTTTCGCCCGCCATCCTGCATCTGCCCGCTGGCTGCTGCTGCTGGTTCCAGTGTTTGTGCTGTTGGCCCGCCTTCAGGTCGAGATGGCCTGGTTCCAACAGTTCAACCTTGAGGATGTGTACCTCAAACGTCTTGGGCTTCAAGGTGTTGGAGGTGCCGTCGCCCTTGTCCTTGTAGGTGTGACGACCATTTGGCGGCAGCGATGGATGGCGGCCTATGAGCCCACCCCCGAGGGTGAACTTCCTGCCCTGAGGGGAAGAACGTATGCGCTTGGTCTGGCCAGCACGCTTGTGGTGCTCCTGAGCGTGCTGGTGGTGTACACCCGCCTGGCCTGGCTGGCCTTATCCCAGCCATTCCTCCTGGCGCATTGGTGGAGTGTTCCCTTCCAGAGCACCTGGCCGCTGTTCACCCTCTCGATTCTGCTGATCCTGACGATCACGATCGGACTGACAAGAAGTCATCGACTGGGATTGGCCCATCTCTATGGAAGTGCCTGTTTCTGTCTGATCACGGCCCGCGCCTGGGGGCTCTGGGCCTTGGCACTCACGATTCCTGATGCCAACCGTTTTGAGCCTTTGCTTGGCGCTGATGTGAGCTTTGGGCTTGGTCGTTTTTCAGCGCTTGCTCTGGCTTTGGAGTTGCTTTTGCTTCAGTTGCTCCTTGTTCTCAGCACTTCGATCTGGAGCCGGCTGACCCGCAGTTCCTGCCTGAGTGATTGGGGCTTTCCTGGTTGGACAACCCAGGAACGCCGTCTGCTCCGTCCGCTGCTCGCAGCCTTGTTTCTGGTGCTTGCTGCACTGCTCTGGTTGTCGCGCCATCAGCTGCTCTGGACCCAGAACGGTGTTGTGGCGGGCGCAGGCTGGTTGGACGTGCATCTGGTGTTGCCGCTCAGGGTTGGGGGCAGCGTTCTTCTTGTTCTCCTGGCGACCACCTTGTTCCCCTGGCCTGGGGTGCCCTCGCGACGACGACGGGGAATGCGAGGGGTTTTCGTCGCTCTGGCGATCGTGCTTCTGCTCACCGAACTGCTGTTGGCCCCCCTGGTGCAGTGGATGGTGGTCCGCCCCCGAGAATTTCAGCTTGAAGAGCCGTTTCTCCGCCATGCCATCACAGCAACGCGCGATGCTTATCAACTCGGCGGCATGACGACACGGCCAATTAATCCTTCAAAGCAACTCGAAGCTGAGGATTTAATTCAAGGAGAAAGCACATTAAAGAATATTCGTCTCTGGGATAGTCAACCGCTGCTGGCTTCGAATCGGCAACTTCAACAGCTCAGGGTTTATTACCGCTTCGCCAGAGCTGCCGTGGATCGCTATCCGTTGCGCCCTGATCGCAAGGAACGGCAGCAGGTGATCATGGCGGCCCGCGAGCTGGATCAAACGGCCCTGCCCCGGCGATCCAGAACCTGGCAGAACCGACATTTCGTGTTCACCCATGGGTTCGGATTCACCCTCAACCCTGTGAACACCAAGGCGTTTGACGGTCTTCCTGAATACTTCATCAAGGATCTGGGCAGTTCCACCAGGATCGAAGGAAATCCTTCTCTCGGTATCACCCAGGCTGATGTGAAGCGTGAAGTGCCGATCGGCCGGGCCGCTCTGTATTTCGGCTTGCTGCCTTCGCCTTACGCCGTGGCACCCACGCGCATCGAGGAATTCGATTATCCGGAGGGCGATCAGAACACCTACAACCATTATTCCGGCTCAGCGGGGATCTCACTGTCATCGCTGTGGCAGCGCATCAGGTCTGCCATTTATCTCAATGACCCCAGACTGCTCAACACCGGTGCATTGACGCCGCAATCCAAATTGCTTCTAAGGCGCGATGTGAAACAGAGAGTCAAGGCTTTAGCTCCATTCCTCACCTTTATGGGAGATCCTTATCTGGTCTCCGTGCCCCTTGAGGATCCTCCTTCCGGTTATTCAAAGGATCAGCATCAGTATTGGATTGTTGATGGTTACACCACCTCTCGAACGTATCCCTACGCAGCCACGCTTCCCGATGGACGCCCCCTGCGTTATCTGCGCAACTCGGTGAAGGTGATTGTTGATGCCTACAACGGCAGCGTTCATTTCTATGTGAGTGAAGAGAACGATCCAATTATTCGTGGATGGAGCCGATTGTTTCCAACATTATTTGAACCATTGGATGCGATGCCCTCGAACCTTCGGGGCCATCTGATGGTTCCTCAGGCTCAGTTTGAGCTGCAGGTTCAGCAACTTCTGCGTTATCACGTGACTGAGCCACGCATTTTCTACAGCGGTGATGATGTCTGGCAGGTTCCCCTTGAGCTCTATGGCCGCCAGCAGATTCCGGTTGCTCCTTATCACATTACGGCCCAGGTTGAAGCAAGCGAACGCTCCGAATTTCTGCTGCTTCAACCGCTCACCCCCTTGGCTCGCCCGAATCTGTCGGCCTGGCTGGCCGCTCGCAGTGACGGGGATCACTACGGCGAATTGATCCTGCTGCGCTTCCCGAGCGATGAACCGATCTTTGGTCCTGAGCAGGTTCAGGCCTTGATCAATCAGAACCCTGAGATCAGTCAGCAATTCGGTCTGTGGGACAGAGCGGGTTCCCAGGTTGTTCAGGGAAATCTCCTGGTGGTGCCTGTCGGCGACTCGCTGCTCTACGTGGAGCCGATCTATCTCAAAGCTCGTCTAGGAGGATTGCCGACGCTCACCAGGGTTGTTGTCAGTGATGGGCGACGCCTTGCGATGGCCGACACTCTGCCGGTTGCCATTGATCGACTCATACAAAAAACCCTGCCGCCGATGGCGACAGGGTCCTGA
- the pxcA gene encoding proton extrusion protein PcxA, which produces MAGRNWLDTFGRAKSFDVNADLDRGYEAALLIQSLELEYYGDRPIRPDLELSVPSSVQATVLRKFRAAISVCRASLDKLEYQRGQLDPQELRQLQLIESVVNRYSPRRTASAPTISRSPDPLPRSLLGIFDTLRRQLNPTSEATLVAGFRRRRDSTLISLKVLLLLILVPLLVQQVSRTYIISPAVDRFAPDLPFLSYPKPQLEEQAVEKLRVYKAEIEFDALLRGDSIPTQEELQKKLSAKAEELKQEADSESTHAVKNVLADLAATVAFVVVCVFSREELRVLRGFFDEAVYGLSDSAKAFAIILFTDIFVGFHSPEGWTVLLDGIANHFGFPARENFILLFIATFPVILATIFKYWIFRYLNRVSPSSVATLRGMNGGG; this is translated from the coding sequence ATGGCAGGACGCAACTGGCTCGACACCTTCGGAAGGGCCAAGTCCTTCGATGTGAACGCCGATCTTGATCGCGGCTACGAAGCCGCTCTCTTGATTCAAAGCCTGGAACTCGAGTACTACGGAGACCGGCCGATCCGTCCTGATCTGGAACTCTCTGTTCCCAGTTCGGTTCAAGCGACGGTTCTCCGGAAATTCCGGGCAGCCATCAGCGTCTGTCGAGCCTCTCTGGACAAATTGGAGTATCAGCGTGGCCAACTCGATCCACAGGAGTTGCGCCAGCTCCAGCTGATCGAAAGCGTGGTCAACCGCTACAGCCCGCGACGGACGGCCTCAGCTCCCACCATCAGCCGATCTCCTGATCCGCTGCCACGGTCGCTTCTCGGAATCTTCGACACGCTGCGACGGCAGCTGAATCCCACCTCAGAAGCAACGCTGGTGGCTGGATTCCGGCGGCGGCGCGATTCCACCCTGATTTCCCTCAAGGTGCTGCTGCTCCTCATCCTTGTTCCCCTTTTGGTGCAACAAGTGAGCCGCACGTACATCATCAGCCCCGCTGTGGATCGTTTTGCTCCAGATCTGCCGTTTTTGAGTTACCCCAAACCACAACTGGAAGAGCAAGCTGTCGAGAAACTCCGTGTCTACAAGGCCGAGATCGAATTTGATGCACTCCTGCGCGGCGATTCGATTCCAACACAGGAAGAGTTGCAGAAAAAACTATCTGCGAAAGCGGAAGAGCTGAAGCAGGAAGCTGATTCAGAGAGCACCCATGCCGTCAAGAACGTACTCGCTGATCTCGCCGCCACAGTCGCATTTGTTGTGGTCTGTGTGTTCAGCCGAGAAGAATTACGAGTTCTCAGGGGATTTTTCGACGAAGCTGTGTATGGACTCAGCGACTCAGCGAAGGCGTTTGCCATCATTCTCTTCACAGACATTTTCGTTGGTTTCCATAGCCCTGAAGGCTGGACGGTTCTTCTTGATGGAATCGCCAATCATTTCGGATTCCCAGCCAGAGAGAACTTCATCCTTCTGTTCATCGCCACCTTCCCGGTGATCCTGGCGACAATCTTTAAGTATTGGATCTTCCGCTATCTCAACCGCGTCAGCCCATCCTCGGTGGCGACGCTTCGCGGTATGAATGGTGGCGGCTGA
- a CDS encoding tRNA (cytidine(34)-2'-O)-methyltransferase, translated as MALFEPRIPPNTGNIARTCAAFDLPLSLIEPLGFSIDDRQLKRAGLDYWPHVNLSVHADFKAFKSCLAKPSRVIGCSRRDGVALQSFCFQQGDVLLFGREDTGLPEPVRDQCDQILTIPMPCSAGSDGQGGVRSLNLSVACAIACFQAGLKLQLW; from the coding sequence GTGGCTTTGTTCGAACCACGCATTCCTCCGAACACGGGAAACATCGCGAGAACCTGCGCAGCCTTTGATTTGCCTTTGTCATTGATTGAGCCCCTGGGCTTCTCGATCGATGACAGACAGCTCAAACGAGCCGGGCTGGACTACTGGCCCCATGTGAACCTCTCGGTTCATGCTGATTTCAAAGCATTCAAAAGCTGTCTCGCCAAGCCGTCCCGCGTGATTGGCTGCAGCCGTCGGGATGGCGTTGCCCTGCAGAGTTTCTGCTTTCAGCAAGGGGATGTTCTGCTGTTCGGGCGAGAGGACACAGGGCTGCCAGAGCCAGTGCGAGATCAATGCGATCAGATTTTGACGATTCCGATGCCTTGCAGCGCTGGGAGTGACGGCCAGGGTGGCGTTCGCAGCCTGAACCTGTCCGTCGCCTGCGCGATCGCCTGCTTCCAGGCGGGCCTGAAACTGCAGCTGTGGTAA
- a CDS encoding cofactor assembly of complex C subunit B codes for MPGSARLCLIAGVLVLSLSLVNALTAGDFPPSLQRAEVLAGMAAVGLMLVAVLWTRAIPRPAEAAQLSGEQGLRIDEALDDALTLELAWGSHQFLTATSAASMLVMWDGKVLLRRGLITSDAFVPGAICQRASQRQELISLVKTALYPGRDEFDPVLPGLPSVMVQPLGHRGWVVLGGWSERCFTRSDERWLAGWSERLRRTLDSVGDGIQESHPFPQKGA; via the coding sequence ATGCCTGGCTCCGCTCGTCTTTGTCTGATCGCCGGGGTCTTGGTGCTGAGCCTGTCGCTCGTCAATGCCCTCACGGCTGGAGACTTTCCTCCTTCCCTTCAGCGCGCTGAAGTGCTTGCTGGGATGGCAGCCGTTGGTTTGATGTTGGTTGCCGTTCTTTGGACGCGTGCCATTCCCCGGCCGGCTGAAGCAGCGCAACTCAGCGGTGAGCAGGGGCTCCGCATTGACGAGGCGCTGGATGATGCACTGACCTTGGAACTGGCCTGGGGTAGCCATCAGTTCCTGACAGCCACCTCAGCCGCCTCGATGCTGGTGATGTGGGATGGGAAAGTTCTTCTGCGACGGGGACTGATCACGTCGGATGCATTCGTGCCCGGTGCCATCTGCCAACGGGCGAGCCAGCGCCAGGAGCTGATCTCTCTGGTGAAGACGGCGCTTTATCCAGGTCGCGATGAATTTGATCCCGTGTTGCCAGGCTTGCCATCAGTGATGGTGCAACCCCTCGGCCACAGGGGGTGGGTCGTGCTCGGCGGCTGGTCCGAGCGTTGCTTTACCCGATCGGATGAACGTTGGTTGGCGGGATGGAGCGAACGCCTCAGAAGGACACTGGATTCGGTTGGGGACGGGATCCAGGAGTCCCACCCTTTCCCTCAGAAGGGAGCCTGA
- a CDS encoding tellurite resistance TerB family protein: MTDAEAFAAIALAAVACDGTLGRDEAHALRRSLEYRTPYKDRNEQEMAALFDRLLAQLRTDGVERLVDDALPVLTPVQQETALAVAVQLTHADRDVTPEEKHFLNNLTGRLNLPEGRAVMVLEAIMALNRDSLSA, translated from the coding sequence ATGACTGACGCTGAAGCCTTTGCCGCGATTGCGCTCGCCGCGGTGGCCTGTGATGGCACCCTTGGGCGTGATGAGGCCCACGCTCTGCGCCGCTCACTCGAATACCGCACGCCCTACAAGGACCGCAACGAGCAGGAGATGGCAGCACTGTTTGATCGCCTCTTGGCCCAGCTCCGCACAGACGGCGTCGAACGTCTTGTCGACGATGCCCTGCCCGTTCTGACGCCTGTTCAGCAGGAGACAGCTCTGGCGGTGGCTGTTCAGCTCACCCATGCCGACAGGGACGTCACCCCCGAAGAAAAACACTTTCTCAACAATCTGACTGGACGTCTCAATCTTCCGGAAGGACGCGCCGTGATGGTGCTGGAGGCGATCATGGCTCTCAACCGAGACAGCCTGTCCGCCTGA